Proteins found in one Sardina pilchardus chromosome 3, fSarPil1.1, whole genome shotgun sequence genomic segment:
- the hspb9 gene encoding heat shock protein beta-9 codes for MAMSTSESIFKDDPFFNEARFLLPMQRSSPLSSRLMPDVRSLREDFFSRRAQLVQSLRSEMRSSLLNELCDGLPAGLFQTLDALRSSSSSPSTSSSSPAPSSSSSSSPSPSPASPPTRVVSTAVQPIGKQDSGPLVINTRGFSPEDIRVTVSGRQLEVMATKRAEAADSASTASAAGCCMASAASARQQGFIQRVQLPEGVEPSDVTCSMGEDGLLRIETHHSRKEALEEPKEQEEVKEALVASAEEAAPVRYRTSLDFPITSSSAPAGPEVTFNKSL; via the coding sequence ATGGCCATGTCCACCTCCGAGAGCATTTTTAAGGACGACCCCTTCTTCAACGAGGCCCGGTTCCTGCTGCCCATGCAGCGCAGCAGCCCGCTGTCCAGCCGTCTGATGCCGGACGTGCGGAGCCTGAGGGAGGACTTCTTCTCCCGCCGCGCCCAGCTGGTGCAGAGCCTGCGCAGTGAGATGAGAAGCAGCCTGCTGAACGAGCTGTGCGACGGCCTGCCCGCCGGACTCTTCCAGACCCTGGACGCCCtgcgctcctcctcttcctccccgtccacctcctcctcctcaccggccccctcctcctcctcctcctcctctccctcgcccTCTCCGGCCTCGCCTCCCACCAGGGTGGTGTCCACCGCCGTCCAGCCCATCGGCAAGCAGGACTCGGGGCCGTTGGTCATCAACACCCGGGGCTTCTCGCCGGAGGACATCCGAGTGACCGTGTCCGGGCGCCAGCTGGAGGTGATGGCCACCAAGCGGGCGGAGGCGGCGGACTCGGCGTCCACGGCGTCAGCGGCCGGCTGCTGCATGGCCTCGGCCGCCAGCGCCCGCCAGCAGGGCTTCATCCAGCGGGTGCAGCTGCCCGAGGGCGTCGAGCCGTCCGACGTCACCTGCTCCATGGGGGAGGACGGCCTGCTCCGCATCGAGACCCACCACAGCAGGAAGGAGGCGCTGGAGGAGCccaaggagcaggaggaggtgaaggaggcgCTGGTGGCGTCGGCGGAGGAGGCCGCGCCGGTCCGGTACCGGACCTCCCTGGACTTTCCCATCACCAGCAGCTCAGCTCCAGCAGGCCCAGAGGTCACTTTCAACAAGTCACTGTAG